A stretch of the Vulcanisaeta souniana JCM 11219 genome encodes the following:
- a CDS encoding 4Fe-4S dicluster domain-containing protein: MVQLAILTDLSKCFGCNACMLACKEWHSSGCYGPMTDLKPWGPEPGKAPWSVFFMRVLHVEVGEFPNTKTFSVPISCFQCKNPACVTVCPTGAIYKRREDGVVVINYEVCIGCRYCENACPYGNIIFDPVEGVSKKCVMAIDRVYDESLPLYERVPPCVRNCPAGARVFGDMDDPNSIVYRTAMRKGAVPMGPEYGTDPPSLYVMPGVQTNESTRIVTGEEPEEFALRTGAADLPTLLQKLKGVKPTGGHCGGGVGNAKGQGT; the protein is encoded by the coding sequence ATGGTCCAGCTAGCCATACTCACAGACCTGAGTAAGTGCTTTGGATGCAACGCATGTATGCTGGCCTGCAAGGAGTGGCACTCCAGTGGGTGTTATGGGCCAATGACAGATCTGAAGCCATGGGGTCCAGAACCCGGTAAGGCGCCATGGTCGGTATTCTTCATGAGGGTACTGCATGTGGAGGTTGGTGAGTTCCCAAACACTAAGACATTTAGTGTACCAATTAGCTGTTTCCAATGTAAGAATCCAGCATGTGTCACAGTATGTCCAACCGGGGCCATATATAAGAGGAGAGAGGATGGTGTGGTCGTTATTAACTACGAGGTGTGCATTGGCTGCAGGTACTGTGAGAATGCATGTCCATATGGCAACATAATATTTGACCCAGTGGAGGGCGTTAGTAAGAAGTGTGTCATGGCCATTGATAGAGTTTACGATGAGTCATTACCGCTTTACGAGAGAGTACCACCCTGCGTTAGGAATTGTCCGGCCGGTGCTAGGGTATTTGGTGACATGGATGATCCCAATAGCATAGTCTACAGGACAGCTATGAGAAAGGGCGCAGTACCAATGGGTCCTGAGTACGGCACAGACCCACCCAGTCTTTATGTAATGCCCGGTGTACAGACTAACGAATCGACAAGGATAGTAACCGGAGAAGAACCTGAGGAATTTGCCCTAAGAACTGGCGCGGCTGATTTACCGACATTATTACAGAAGCTGAAGGGCGTTAAACCAACTGGTGGTCACTGTGGTGGTGGAGTGGGTAATGCTAAGGGTCAAGGCACGTGA
- a CDS encoding TorD/DmsD family molecular chaperone, which produces MENLDPQALKSLAFSRSIIYDFLASSYIYPYRLNDFEKLIKSRISRVRGVAKVLARLYSSMNDLIKLLDIAKGINDYNALTPIQVDFTRIDYGAIPYEGYTHTGYLDMNTEISLKRIYADYNLIVNKDFRDLRGDHIAVEFAFMSFLAYEEYDDWSNAIKYVEEEDYFLNNHLINWVSIFVSTSLKLVKTDYLKLLLNFTRDFVAQDKEVIKAMRDAYGGK; this is translated from the coding sequence ATGGAGAACTTAGATCCACAGGCTTTAAAATCACTTGCCTTTTCCCGTTCTATTATTTATGACTTCCTAGCCTCATCCTACATATACCCGTATAGGCTTAATGATTTTGAGAAGTTGATTAAATCGAGGATTAGTAGGGTTAGGGGTGTCGCCAAGGTCCTGGCAAGGCTTTACTCATCAATGAATGACCTAATTAAGTTACTTGATATTGCTAAAGGTATTAATGACTACAACGCATTAACACCAATACAAGTGGATTTTACAAGGATTGACTATGGCGCAATACCATACGAGGGATACACCCACACGGGTTATCTTGATATGAATACCGAGATATCGCTTAAAAGAATTTACGCGGATTATAACCTTATCGTGAATAAGGACTTTAGGGATTTAAGGGGTGATCACATTGCCGTTGAGTTCGCCTTCATGAGTTTCCTAGCTTATGAGGAGTATGATGACTGGAGTAATGCCATTAAGTATGTTGAGGAAGAGGATTACTTCCTAAATAATCACCTAATTAATTGGGTCTCGATATTCGTAAGTACATCACTTAAGCTTGTGAAGACTGATTACCTTAAACTTCTGCTCAATTTTACGAGGGATTTCGTGGCTCAGGACAAGGAGGTCATTAAGGCTATGAGGGATGCCTATGGTGGTAAGTGA